The Schistocerca nitens isolate TAMUIC-IGC-003100 chromosome 7, iqSchNite1.1, whole genome shotgun sequence genome contains a region encoding:
- the LOC126194941 gene encoding cuticle protein 7-like, with protein MASQAVLLCVCAAVGVATAGFLGSPAVSYSAAPAVHAAPVLPGALAAAGADADYDPNPQYSFSYSVSDALTGDAKQQQESRSGDVVQGSYSVVEPDGAVRTVQYSAAPGAGFNAVVSRSGGVPPPPAPARVAAPAPLPGRLVPLPAALPRLAPLPPPAAPAVVIAKAPAVFAAPAVVAAPAKAAPPPPAALYGAPLKSSHTAVTTSHASYQY; from the exons GCGGTACTCCTGTGCGTGTGTGCGGCGGTGGGCGTGGCTACAGCGGGCTTCCTCGGCTCCCCGGCCGTCTCCTACTCGGCAGCTCCCGCTGTCCACGCGGCCCCGGTGCTTCCAG GAGCGCTGGCGGCGGCCGGGGCTGACGCGGACTACGACCCGAACCCGCAGTACAGCTTCAGCTACAGCGTGAGCGACGCGCTGACGGGCGacgccaagcagcagcaggagagccGCAGCGGCGACGTCGTCCAGGGCAGCTACAGCGTCGTCGAGCCGGACGGCGCCGTCCGCACCGTGCAGTACTCGGCCGCGCCCGGCGCTGGCTTCAACGCCGTCGTCTCCCGCTCCGGCGGCGTACCACCGCCCCCCGCACCCGCCAGGGTCGCCGCACCCGCGCCCCTGCCCG GCCGCCTGGTGCCGCTGCCCGCCGCTCTGCCGCGGTTGGCGCCTCTGccgccccccgccgcccccgcggtCGTCATCGCCAAGGCTCCCGCAGTGTTCGCCGCCCCCGCAGTAGTCGCTGCCCCCGCCAAGGCCGCCCCGCCGCCCCCAGCCGCGCTGTATGGTGCGCCACTCAAGAGCTCGCACACGGCCGTCACCACGTCACACGCCAGCTACCAGTACTGA